Proteins encoded within one genomic window of Anas platyrhynchos isolate ZD024472 breed Pekin duck chromosome 28, IASCAAS_PekinDuck_T2T, whole genome shotgun sequence:
- the PLEKHH3 gene encoding pleckstrin homology domain-containing family H member 3 isoform X2 has protein sequence MPFPGGLWWLLCCRQGFTLLRRDYGDADREADGEAEEEASFELRAQGDQASLEVSLSQPTRTSSGSERSLLVSEEMRSLIVEKGPGPVEEDPDALVKGWLQREVRGGVKTPWIRPRKYWFVLTPDSLDYYSSNEKGAKRLGSLVLTSLCSVLWPDKQTYKETGYWSVTVFGRKHCYRLYSEHLNEAVRWVCAVQKVIDSKAPVQTPTQLLMRDVEEHCGSPEVLEQIYRCNPILRYTSSPLYAPLLPFPYGSLDQSAPGPRSYTTLRDEAVKLFNSLQQLESQRDPVPLIQGILQTCLDLPPLVDEIYCQLVKQTTEPPAPGGPGDLHYWQLLTCMSCTFLPSPPVLRFLRFHLDRTESRFPASEMAKYACFIREALGKTRGRECVPSLEEILVLMRRQEMVCTVHCPGAAACSVAISSHTTAEEVARELVSRLGLSQSPNLFALYEQSRLREQPVGSSTLLADVLTSLAGEEREQDAPCRLCFKHYGFLDTDNVPRDSLEFALLFEQAHEMVLRGYVPTSEETLQTLAALRLQSLNSDFSTHAPFPRLEELFPPHVLHARLPAPRPDPPPPKCRGARLRAGLLAGGLWGHSLAKQRAERDQRLRGRLREEGASTMAAIVEKWKLLQGMGRPEAMAAYVALVREWPGFGSTLFDVDLRASPVGAGPQRLWLGIGAKAVSLYKPGEPEPLDSFCYGRISSFGASDSSTFRLSVEDRDLLFETSQVDEIAQLLTTYLASTAARRPPQEPAPSPPLDPDPSALPRGLCPVAGPWQRPPPTGSFGS, from the exons GCGTCCCTGGAGGTGAGCCTGAGCCAGCCCACCCGCACCAGCAGCGGCTCGGAGCG GTCCCTGCTCGTGTCGGAGGAGATGCGCAGTCTCATCGTGGAGAAGGGGCCGGGGCCGGTGGAGGAGGACCCCGATGCTCTGGTGAAAG gctggctgcagcGGGAGGTGCGGGGAGGCGTCAAGACCCCCTGGATCCGGCCTCGGAAGTACTGGTTCGTGCTGACCCCCGACTCCCTGGACTACTACAGCAGCAACGAGAAGGGAGCCAAGCGCCTGGGCTCCCTCGTGCTCACCAGCCTCTGCTCCGTGCTCTGGCCGGACAAGCAGACCTACAAGGAGACGG gctACTGGAGCGTGACGGTGTTTGGCAGGAAGCATTGCTACCGCCTGTACAGCGAGCACCTCAACGAGGCCGTGCGCTGGGTGTGCGCGGTGCAGAAGGTCATCGACAGCAAGGCGCCCGTGCAGAcgcccacccagctgctcatGCGCGACGTCGAG GAGCACTGCGGCAGCCCTGAGGTCCTGGAGCAGATTTACCGCTGCAACCCCATCCTGCGCTACACCAGCAGCCCGCTCTACGCCCCCCTGCTGCCCTTCCCCTACGGCAGCCTGGACCAAAGCG cccccggtCCCCGCAGCTACACCACGCTGCGCGACGAGGCCGTGAAGCTCTTCAActcgctgcagcagctggagtcGCAGCGGGACCCGGTGCCGCTGATCCAGGGCATCCTGCAGACCTGCCTGGACCTGCCGCCGCTGGTGGACGAGATTTACTGCCAGCTGGTGAAGCAGACCACGGAGCCGCCGGCGCCGGGCGGGCCGGGCGACTTGCACTACTGGCAGCTGCTCACCTGCATGAGCTGCACGTTCCTGCCCTCCCCGCCTGTCCTGCGCTTCCTGCGCTTCCACCTGGACAG gaCGGAGAGCCGCTTCCCTGCCTCGGAGATGGCCAAGTACGCCTGCTTCATCCGGGAGGCTCTGGGCAAGACGAGGGGCAGGGAGTGCGTGCCGTCCCTGGAGGAGATCCTGGTGCTGATGCGGCGGCAGGAGATGGTCTGCACCGTGCActgccccggcgccgccgcctgCAGCGTGGCCATCAGCTCCCACACCACGGCCGAGGAG GTGGCCCGGGAGCTGGTGTCGCGCCTGGGGCTGTCCCAGAGCCCCAACCTCTTTGCGCTCTACGAGCAGTCCCGGCTCCGGGAGCAGCCCGTGGGCAGCTCCACGCTGCTGGCCGACGTCCTCACCAG CCTGGccggggaggagcgggagcAGGACGCGCCGTGCCGGCTCTGCTTCAAGCACTACGGCTTCCTGGACACGGACAACGTCCCGCGGGACAGCCTGGAGTTTGCCCTCCTCTTTGAGCAG GCTCACGAGATGGTGCTGCGGGGCTACGTGCCCACGTCGGAGGAGACGCTGCAGACGCTGGCGGCGCTGCGCCTGCAGAGCCTCAACAGCGACTTCTCCACCCACGCCCCCTTCCCGCGCCTGGAGGAGCTTTTCCCACCCCACGTCCTGCACGCCCGCCTGCCGGCCCCCCGCCCCGACCCCCCGCCCCCCAAATGCCGCGGGGCCCGGCTGCGCGCGGGGCTGCTGgccggggggctgtgggggcacTCGCTGGCCAAGCAGCGCGCCGAGAGGGATCAGCGCCTGCGGGGTCGCCTGCGGGAGGAGGGGGCCAGCACCATGGCTGCCATCGTGGAGAAGTggaagctgctgcagggcatggGGCGGCCCGAAGCCATGGCCGCCTACGTGGCGCTGGTGCGGGAATGGCCGGGATTCGGCTCCACGCTCTTCGACGTGGACCTGCGCGCG AGCCCGGTGGGAGCCGGCCCCCAGCGGCTGTGGCTGGGCATCGGGGCCAAGGCGGTGTCGTTGTACAAACCGGGGGAGCCCGAGCCCTTGGACAGCTTCTGCTACGGTCGCATCTCCTCCTTCGGGGCCTCCGACAGCAGCACGTTCCGCCTCTCCGTGGAGGACCGGGACCTGCTCTTTGAGACCTCCCAG GTGGACGAGATCGCCCAGCTCCTCACCACGTACCTCGCCTCCACGGCTGCCCGCCGGCCACCCCAggagccagcccccagcccccccctcgATCCGGACCCCTCCGCGCTGCCCCGGGGGCTCTGCCCCGTGGCCGGGCCCTGGCAGCGCCCGCCACCCACCGGCTCCTTCGGCAGCTAG
- the PLEKHH3 gene encoding pleckstrin homology domain-containing family H member 3 isoform X1 — protein sequence MPFPGGLWWLLCCRQGFTLLRRDYGDADREADGEAEEEASFELRAQGDQASLEVSLSQPTRTSSGSERSLLVSEEMRSLIVEKGPGPVEEDPDALVKGWLQREVRGGVKTPWIRPRKYWFVLTPDSLDYYSSNEKGAKRLGSLVLTSLCSVLWPDKQTYKETGYWSVTVFGRKHCYRLYSEHLNEAVRWVCAVQKVIDSKAPVQTPTQLLMRDVEEHCGSPEVLEQIYRCNPILRYTSSPLYAPLLPFPYGSLDQSAPGPRSYTTLRDEAVKLFNSLQQLESQRDPVPLIQGILQTCLDLPPLVDEIYCQLVKQTTEPPAPGGPGDLHYWQLLTCMSCTFLPSPPVLRFLRFHLDRTESRFPASEMAKYACFIREALGKTRGRECVPSLEEILVLMRRQEMVCTVHCPGAAACSVAISSHTTAEEVARELVSRLGLSQSPNLFALYEQSRLREQPVGSSTLLADVLTRFENLAGEEREQDAPCRLCFKHYGFLDTDNVPRDSLEFALLFEQAHEMVLRGYVPTSEETLQTLAALRLQSLNSDFSTHAPFPRLEELFPPHVLHARLPAPRPDPPPPKCRGARLRAGLLAGGLWGHSLAKQRAERDQRLRGRLREEGASTMAAIVEKWKLLQGMGRPEAMAAYVALVREWPGFGSTLFDVDLRASPVGAGPQRLWLGIGAKAVSLYKPGEPEPLDSFCYGRISSFGASDSSTFRLSVEDRDLLFETSQVDEIAQLLTTYLASTAARRPPQEPAPSPPLDPDPSALPRGLCPVAGPWQRPPPTGSFGS from the exons GCGTCCCTGGAGGTGAGCCTGAGCCAGCCCACCCGCACCAGCAGCGGCTCGGAGCG GTCCCTGCTCGTGTCGGAGGAGATGCGCAGTCTCATCGTGGAGAAGGGGCCGGGGCCGGTGGAGGAGGACCCCGATGCTCTGGTGAAAG gctggctgcagcGGGAGGTGCGGGGAGGCGTCAAGACCCCCTGGATCCGGCCTCGGAAGTACTGGTTCGTGCTGACCCCCGACTCCCTGGACTACTACAGCAGCAACGAGAAGGGAGCCAAGCGCCTGGGCTCCCTCGTGCTCACCAGCCTCTGCTCCGTGCTCTGGCCGGACAAGCAGACCTACAAGGAGACGG gctACTGGAGCGTGACGGTGTTTGGCAGGAAGCATTGCTACCGCCTGTACAGCGAGCACCTCAACGAGGCCGTGCGCTGGGTGTGCGCGGTGCAGAAGGTCATCGACAGCAAGGCGCCCGTGCAGAcgcccacccagctgctcatGCGCGACGTCGAG GAGCACTGCGGCAGCCCTGAGGTCCTGGAGCAGATTTACCGCTGCAACCCCATCCTGCGCTACACCAGCAGCCCGCTCTACGCCCCCCTGCTGCCCTTCCCCTACGGCAGCCTGGACCAAAGCG cccccggtCCCCGCAGCTACACCACGCTGCGCGACGAGGCCGTGAAGCTCTTCAActcgctgcagcagctggagtcGCAGCGGGACCCGGTGCCGCTGATCCAGGGCATCCTGCAGACCTGCCTGGACCTGCCGCCGCTGGTGGACGAGATTTACTGCCAGCTGGTGAAGCAGACCACGGAGCCGCCGGCGCCGGGCGGGCCGGGCGACTTGCACTACTGGCAGCTGCTCACCTGCATGAGCTGCACGTTCCTGCCCTCCCCGCCTGTCCTGCGCTTCCTGCGCTTCCACCTGGACAG gaCGGAGAGCCGCTTCCCTGCCTCGGAGATGGCCAAGTACGCCTGCTTCATCCGGGAGGCTCTGGGCAAGACGAGGGGCAGGGAGTGCGTGCCGTCCCTGGAGGAGATCCTGGTGCTGATGCGGCGGCAGGAGATGGTCTGCACCGTGCActgccccggcgccgccgcctgCAGCGTGGCCATCAGCTCCCACACCACGGCCGAGGAG GTGGCCCGGGAGCTGGTGTCGCGCCTGGGGCTGTCCCAGAGCCCCAACCTCTTTGCGCTCTACGAGCAGTCCCGGCTCCGGGAGCAGCCCGTGGGCAGCTCCACGCTGCTGGCCGACGTCCTCACCAGGTTTGAAAA CCTGGccggggaggagcgggagcAGGACGCGCCGTGCCGGCTCTGCTTCAAGCACTACGGCTTCCTGGACACGGACAACGTCCCGCGGGACAGCCTGGAGTTTGCCCTCCTCTTTGAGCAG GCTCACGAGATGGTGCTGCGGGGCTACGTGCCCACGTCGGAGGAGACGCTGCAGACGCTGGCGGCGCTGCGCCTGCAGAGCCTCAACAGCGACTTCTCCACCCACGCCCCCTTCCCGCGCCTGGAGGAGCTTTTCCCACCCCACGTCCTGCACGCCCGCCTGCCGGCCCCCCGCCCCGACCCCCCGCCCCCCAAATGCCGCGGGGCCCGGCTGCGCGCGGGGCTGCTGgccggggggctgtgggggcacTCGCTGGCCAAGCAGCGCGCCGAGAGGGATCAGCGCCTGCGGGGTCGCCTGCGGGAGGAGGGGGCCAGCACCATGGCTGCCATCGTGGAGAAGTggaagctgctgcagggcatggGGCGGCCCGAAGCCATGGCCGCCTACGTGGCGCTGGTGCGGGAATGGCCGGGATTCGGCTCCACGCTCTTCGACGTGGACCTGCGCGCG AGCCCGGTGGGAGCCGGCCCCCAGCGGCTGTGGCTGGGCATCGGGGCCAAGGCGGTGTCGTTGTACAAACCGGGGGAGCCCGAGCCCTTGGACAGCTTCTGCTACGGTCGCATCTCCTCCTTCGGGGCCTCCGACAGCAGCACGTTCCGCCTCTCCGTGGAGGACCGGGACCTGCTCTTTGAGACCTCCCAG GTGGACGAGATCGCCCAGCTCCTCACCACGTACCTCGCCTCCACGGCTGCCCGCCGGCCACCCCAggagccagcccccagcccccccctcgATCCGGACCCCTCCGCGCTGCCCCGGGGGCTCTGCCCCGTGGCCGGGCCCTGGCAGCGCCCGCCACCCACCGGCTCCTTCGGCAGCTAG